Proteins found in one bacterium genomic segment:
- a CDS encoding zinc-ribbon domain-containing protein, which translates to MVVECPSCKTRYNVDENKLPPAGVKVRCHKCQNIIIIKKPAPPPVVEPVAPAPVPPPPIPEPKTPEVVPPSIPEPAPKPEPPKPEIKAPIIETPAPAPSPPDVTPPTFIHEPVPVVVQPTPAPAGQLSAEDKKWHERAKRLAKALASDLVLYNQTKVEQGLRNGTLVQLLGSEIRRSWEYYCQQIPKHIVESTDYFKEQLNKVVGKGKELFK; encoded by the coding sequence ATGGTTGTTGAATGCCCGTCCTGTAAGACTAGATACAACGTCGACGAGAATAAACTTCCACCCGCGGGAGTAAAAGTCCGCTGCCACAAATGCCAGAATATCATTATCATAAAGAAACCGGCTCCGCCACCGGTCGTAGAACCGGTCGCGCCAGCACCTGTTCCTCCACCTCCAATACCAGAACCCAAGACACCAGAGGTCGTGCCGCCTTCGATCCCGGAACCGGCACCTAAACCAGAACCGCCTAAACCCGAAATAAAAGCGCCTATCATCGAAACGCCTGCACCTGCACCATCCCCTCCTGATGTCACGCCGCCGACCTTCATCCATGAACCAGTGCCCGTGGTGGTGCAACCGACTCCGGCTCCAGCAGGACAGCTAAGCGCGGAAGACAAAAAATGGCATGAACGGGCAAAACGGCTCGCCAAAGCCCTGGCATCGGATCTTGTCCTTTATAACCAGACAAAAGTGGAACAGGGATTAAGAAATGGTACGCTGGTTCAGCTGCTCGGCTCTGAGATCCGGCGGTCCTGGGAATACTACTGTCAGCAGATCCCCAAGCACATTGTGGAAAGCACCGATTACTTCAAAGAGCAGTTGAACAAGGTCGTCGGCAAAGGCAAAGAACTCTTTAAATAA
- a CDS encoding PH domain-containing protein: MEFKTAKLDTAATVISAFTTVFLAVMAGFFIVKVPIGIIFAAGMMSIVVFSYLLAPRRYRFEGSKLVIEKVSGKKIVIDIADIKGYSPVADFRQLKPIRSFGNGGLFGYYGLFSTREYGTINCQLTRLKKIFLIETIRGYYVVSPEDADRFGEYMHSTISGMTGKVLPAQPLVRAASKPASLAYLLIPDLIMAITIIMVILWYPQLPDKLATHFNFQGVADGWSPKTAFIWMGIVPPAVIFAFNTILFVILRSHYHDPHIPAFLVLLFSLIQAFLVFVTYDICWFNTRGVHIVPIHYAVIVFLGLVGIFFWVYYNRIRKPG; the protein is encoded by the coding sequence ATGGAATTCAAAACCGCAAAACTAGACACCGCAGCAACGGTGATATCCGCTTTTACGACCGTATTTCTGGCCGTGATGGCGGGTTTTTTTATCGTGAAAGTCCCGATCGGCATTATTTTCGCAGCCGGTATGATGTCGATCGTGGTCTTCAGTTATCTTCTGGCGCCCCGAAGGTACCGCTTTGAAGGATCGAAACTCGTGATCGAAAAGGTTTCCGGAAAAAAGATCGTGATCGATATAGCCGATATCAAAGGTTATAGCCCGGTGGCCGACTTCAGGCAGTTAAAACCTATACGATCGTTTGGGAACGGCGGGCTATTCGGATACTACGGGTTATTCTCCACGCGCGAGTACGGGACGATAAACTGCCAGCTGACGAGGTTGAAAAAAATATTTCTCATCGAAACAATCCGGGGATATTATGTGGTCAGCCCGGAGGATGCGGACCGGTTCGGAGAATATATGCACAGCACGATCAGCGGTATGACAGGAAAAGTACTGCCTGCCCAGCCCCTGGTGCGCGCCGCGTCAAAGCCGGCAAGCCTGGCATATCTCCTCATCCCTGACCTGATCATGGCCATTACGATCATCATGGTGATCCTCTGGTACCCCCAGCTGCCGGATAAACTGGCGACTCATTTCAATTTTCAGGGAGTGGCTGACGGTTGGAGCCCAAAGACGGCGTTCATCTGGATGGGCATCGTTCCGCCGGCGGTGATCTTTGCCTTCAATACGATCCTGTTCGTTATTCTCCGCTCGCACTACCATGATCCTCATATCCCGGCTTTCCTGGTGCTGCTTTTCTCCCTGATCCAGGCATTTCTGGTCTTTGTCACTTATGACATCTGCTGGTTCAACACGCGCGGGGTTCATATCGTGCCGATTCATTACGCAGTGATCGTATTTTTGGGGTTAGTTGGGATCTTTTTCTGGGTCTACTACAACCGGATCCGAAAGCCCGGTTGA
- a CDS encoding ABC transporter substrate-binding protein, translating to MTFWHVLSGPVGKKLDVMINDFNIAHPEGEIKSVQMGSYDALAQKLMGALAANDPPVIAQMYESWTDQFYRAGYLLPAQDLLAGDTGFALNDIYPVFIEDNIYDSMLVTLPFNKSVPVFYYNADQLQAIGYQNFPGDWVGYRRLCEKIDSTGVWATSWPVDVWYFSTMLYQSGGALYDVANHRPLFNSPEGVKVLQYLCRLVRDSLFYLNPGFQRQDEFLAGNVATIPASVVSWAFMKDRPSFTMGVAPFPQGELKAVVIAGTNIGFFRNISQAQKKLAWEFVRFFLQAANQARWSAATYYLPVRRSATILPEYQKFLDENPAYRKVLEQLDYARTEPKTQAWFTGRIYLGEALEEALRLERSPEDALNNAAHRLIIEQE from the coding sequence GTGACCTTCTGGCATGTGCTGAGCGGACCGGTGGGCAAAAAGCTTGATGTCATGATCAATGATTTCAATATCGCGCATCCTGAAGGTGAAATAAAATCCGTACAAATGGGTTCCTATGACGCTCTGGCCCAGAAACTCATGGGCGCGCTAGCCGCGAATGACCCGCCCGTGATCGCCCAGATGTACGAATCATGGACCGACCAATTCTACCGGGCCGGCTATTTGTTACCGGCGCAGGATCTGCTTGCCGGAGACACCGGGTTTGCGCTGAACGATATTTACCCGGTGTTCATTGAGGACAATATCTATGATTCGATGCTCGTGACGCTGCCGTTCAATAAAAGCGTTCCGGTATTCTACTATAACGCCGACCAGCTGCAAGCGATCGGCTATCAAAATTTCCCCGGCGACTGGGTTGGTTACCGACGTTTATGCGAAAAGATTGACTCGACCGGAGTCTGGGCGACAAGCTGGCCGGTCGATGTGTGGTATTTTTCCACGATGCTTTACCAGTCGGGAGGCGCGCTGTATGACGTGGCAAACCACCGGCCGTTGTTCAATTCACCGGAGGGAGTCAAGGTTCTGCAGTATCTTTGCCGCCTTGTGCGGGACAGCTTGTTTTACCTCAACCCGGGGTTCCAGCGGCAAGACGAATTCCTTGCCGGCAATGTGGCGACGATCCCGGCGTCGGTCGTGTCCTGGGCATTCATGAAGGACCGGCCGTCGTTCACCATGGGCGTCGCGCCGTTCCCACAGGGCGAGCTCAAGGCGGTCGTGATCGCCGGCACGAACATTGGATTTTTCAGAAATATTTCACAAGCCCAGAAAAAATTGGCATGGGAGTTCGTGCGCTTTTTTCTCCAGGCCGCTAATCAGGCGCGGTGGTCTGCCGCCACCTACTATCTGCCGGTGCGGAGGTCTGCCACGATCCTGCCGGAATACCAGAAATTCCTCGATGAAAATCCGGCTTACCGGAAAGTGCTAGAGCAACTGGATTATGCCCGAACCGAACCGAAAACACAAGCGTGGTTCACGGGCAGGATATACCTTGGTGAAGCGCTCGAAGAGGCACTCAGACTGGAGCGGTCGCCGGAAGATGCATTGAACAATGCCGCTCACCGGCTCATCATTGAACAGGAGTGA